From one Physeter macrocephalus isolate SW-GA chromosome 18, ASM283717v5, whole genome shotgun sequence genomic stretch:
- the LOC112064313 gene encoding beta-defensin 110-like, whose product MYTFCASEMFVSLSPFETTARSELEPKYRFERCQEVKGICKTFCDDVEYDYGYCVKWRIQCCI is encoded by the exons ATGTACACTTTTTGTGCCAGTGAAATGTTTGTATCTTTGTCACCTTTTGAAACAACTG CCAGAAGTGAACTTGAACCAAAGTATAGATTTGAGAGATGCCAAGAAGTGAAAggaatatgtaaaacattttgtGATGACGTTGAGTATGATTATGGATACTGCGTTAAATGGAGAATTCAGTGCTGCATATAA
- the LOC102980317 gene encoding beta-defensin 110, with protein sequence MKTHLFFFILLFWVTILPARKRYPHYGSLDLRRECRRGNGRCKPECHNTEVRIAYCIRPGTHCCLQK encoded by the exons ATGAAgactcatctctttttctttattctactcttttGGGTCACAATTTTACCAG CCAGAAAAAGATACCCTCACTATGGTAGCTTGGATTTGAGGAGAGAGTGCAGAAGGGGTAACGGTCGATGTAAACCTGAGTGCCATAACACTGAAGTTAGGATTGCTTACTGCATAAGACCTGGAACTCATTGCTGCTTGCAGAAGTAA